The window TAAATAGCACTGAAGCAGGAGACTCTAAGCTGTAATAAATTGTGAATGATAAAGATCAGACTGTGATCTAGCAATGTTCCTGAGGTTGAAAAATGTGGCTTTATTGATGTTTTTAATATGACTCTTAAAGTTCAAAATGAGTAGAAGACACCAGCAGTTTGCTCTTGTTTATTGCATCTTTAGCACAGAACAGTTGCATTTCTGCAGTTCTATAGTTCAACATGTTTTATTTAAGAAACCCAAGTTAGGTGGTTAGATCCTTGCGTTCCGTCGCTTCTTACACACAAAtggaaaatgattggaacaaATACTGTCGTTCATTTTCAGCTTTTCTGTGGTaaagaaataaatgtaaaaagcaTTATCAAATCACTGTAAATCTTAATCCTCATTAATAATGCATTAGATCAGTCAGCATTTCCTGAGAAACCTCATTCAAATGCAGTTCAGGGAACTGGTGTGACCTACAGGGTCCATGAATGGAATTTAGTTTAGTATTTCCTAACCCCTAACTCCTTATCCAATTAaaacctataataacacatcTAATCTTGttacatatttaaaaaaaaatagaacATGCTTAATGCATATAAGATGTGATGTCATTAAAATGGTAAGGTCAGTTGTTTTAAAATTAGCTTTAAGTTTTGATGAGGTGATTAGCATTTGGTCCTGGATTAGCAAGGGTTACATTGCATTCAAGGACATGCATTCAGGATTATTTAGGCCACCCAGGATATAGTGCCACAACAATCTGGCATCAATAATACACTAAAACATTCAATGCCTTAAATACAATTTTCCTGGATTTCATTAATTTCGGTGTCAGAAAATGCAAACATTTCCAACACAGTACAAATTCTAAAATTGTTAAAGGTATTTAAGCCTGGGTGGGATTTTGTGGAACTTTCTGTGGAGAAAACATTACAGCTAATGTCATAAATCATAACGAATCAAACACAAATACCTCCAGCATTCATTTGCATGCAGTTTTCATTATTCAAATAGTTATCAGGCTGCTGAGAAGCCCAAAAGTAGAAGTTCCCTTCGGTTCCATCACTCCAAAACCATTGTCCTTCCTGCACAGAGGAAGGATATTCAAGTCAGGGGCCTTCATAGGGGAAATTTAATTTATAATTGATAATCTGATTATTAAATTAATCCATGAAAATCTGAGATGGCTTACTTTCACAGCATCATAGCCACCTATCCAGGTTTGAAGGAAAGAGCCAGACATTTTTTTGATAAGATTTTGTAAAAACTTGTACTCTGAAATGGTGTGTACTGAAGCCAGGTTGCCCCCATGTCTCAAACAGGTACTCTGGAGTGGggaagacacagacagacaaaacaAGAAATACAAGATACGGTGATGAGATGAATTGCATGTTGAAAATAAAGTGCTAATGGGCTAGCTGTGTCACTTGCACTGTACCTCAGCTTCAGCCCATGTGACATAGGAACTAAAAAACCTGTAACATCTCTGTCCATACAGAGTCCAGGGATAGGGACAAGAAAGAGTCTCTGAAAATAAAAGAACTTTTGATTatgctttttaaaatggtatgtgacaaacaaaaaacactccTATCCTACTAGttaaacaataacaacaacaataatattgtttaattgtcacgttacggtccccgacccctcccttttgggcatgtgtttacgttgtctacatctagtcgtctgcgtctgtggatctttgtgcgtgcggttatgtcttgtgatcatctttctcacctgtggctcgtctcgtcatcacgtggggtttatgtggtttgtctatttaatgtgcattcgcgcagtgtcctgtgctcgacCGTGAGTGAACGGAAGGAatctgtgcctcgtccttcgcccCGCACCGCGCGtcacattaataataataatcaattaTCTTTTCAGAATTCTGTATACAGGAGTTCATTACATCCCgagatctcataacaaaaaaaattatctaTAGACCTTGgtatggaaaattaattattagtaataataattaaaaaattaaaattaatatataattatattatataaattataataataatataattatatatattaatacatgtcacgttgaggaccccgtctgcgtctgtggaactccgtggttgtggttgtgtcctgtgataatccgtctcacctgtggcccgtctcgtaatcacgtggggattgtggttcgtctatttaatgtgcgctcgcgcagtgtcctgtgctcgtcgttgtctaatgtttacacgttctGTGTGGAGTctatgtttctcgtgcgctattgcgcaatctctgttaagaataaaagtgacgttcGCTAAAaaggaggattctgtgtctcgtccttcgtccctcgtcaaacgtcacagaacgacgagccgtccgAGACACCaacaatgccaggctacaagaccTGGCCAAAGAaaggcaagaagcccagcaagcggcatcaccgtgcctcttcctctccccccccACCGCGGCTCCACGCCGACTCTGGCGCAGTTGGAGCGGGACCCAGGTTGCTCCTACTTGCTGTGTGCGGCTCTGGAGACCGCTATTCCCGAGTTGGCGGAAGAGTACCGCCAGACAGCGGTACGGGTGTGGCGGGAGAGACACCCCTCACCGTCCCGGGAACTCTCGCCCCTGCGGGTGGGCGTCcacgagctggaggaggagcccCCCTATCGTGAGGAGAGACGAGAGGAGGACTCCTCCCCGCACCACGAGACCGGGCCCACGGTGGAACAGCTGGAGCAGGTCCCAGTGTGCGCTGCTCAGCTGTCCGTGGCTCATGGGTGTCCGGACCCTGAGACGGCGGAATTGTTCCGTGAGGGCGAGGTAAGGATATGGAGACGTATCCACCGCCCGTCTCCTTCCCGCGCTCCCTCACCTCTGAGTGTGGGTGCCTGTATTATCGGTGCCACcaagtccaccccagagagcgagttcggggaggaggactctgaggagggggaggaagaggaggaggtctaCGCTCCATCGGTGTgtgacgcctccaccgtggactacggtggggaggaagaatcggaggaagaggactacctccctccgcccgtgtgcccCTCTCACACCGCAGAGGACGATGGGGAGGAGGAAAACGAGGATTACCCTCCGTTAGAGGGCTCCTACACcgcggaggaagaggagagccctcccccctcggagtTGTCTGCGGAGACCGTGAAAGGGAGGTGGACTCcatcctccgatcgctccggcGAGAGTGCAATGGACTACTCTCCGGGTGGCAGTCCgtagcagtccatggagtggagccggagagaagaggaggagatggacactGAGGAAGACCTCCCATGCGGGCCGCTCGGGGCGTCTGCCAGCCACACTGCCCCTGACGCatacgccagccgcgctgcacctggcgcatCCGCCAGTCGCACTGCACCCAGTGGAGGCTTCGCAGCAAAagctggaggaggaccgttcACCGCGacacctgcagctcccgacctctctctcaccccgggacgggtagtgctcTTGGAGGGGACGTCTGTCACGTTGAAGACCTGTGGCCCATCTAGTAATCACGTggggattatgtggtttgtctatttaatgtgcgctcgcgcagtgtcctgtgctcgtcgttgtctaatgtttacacgttctGTGTGGAGTCTATGTttttcgtgcgctattgcgcaatctctgttaagaataaaagtgacgttcGCTAAAaaggaggattctgtgtctcgtccttcgtctcTCGCCGAACGTCACAATACAATTGtattatataaataatacaattatgcacacatacacacacacagacacacacactgaactatGAACGATATAAATTTTACCTTGGGATATTTCTGTTCCTCCTacaaatatgcaaatacattTAATACAATTAATTGTATATAAATAATACAattgcagacacaaacacacacacacactaaactatGAACAATATAATTTTTACCTTGGGATATTGCTGTTCCTCCtgcaaatatgcaaatacatataaatgtattttttcatttttttatttggCTCTATAAGCCAAAGGGAGAGATAAGGCACCATACAATACAAGCATTATTAAGCACAGGTTGCATTAATAAAGTTCCCTTTATACAAAACTGTAGTGGTTGTGTGAACTACAATTGTGTCAGTCTGACAACATGCAGACTTGGGAAATTGCTATCAAACCATAATCCAATATAGACTACTGACTAGCTTACTTAGATGTTAAATAAATGTTCGAATTACCACTATTCTAAAACATGCTTTATAATTCCCATTTATCAAACTAGTTAGATAATCTCACTGTAACAATGTGACGGTGTCACACTActagagaaaataaaaaaatattttattttgttttatcttACCAGTGAGTACAAGACAGAGGAGCAGGGCCACCTTCCAGATCGCCATTACTGTGGATCAAAGGCTGAAATGGAAAAACAAATACTAATAAACTaatcaaataaataatttttaaagatAAAATTTTTGCTTCTTCTTTTATTTGTCCTTTTCccactattattattatgttttaaGATGAAATTATGATGCTACCTGTTGGCAGCTGTGTTTTCTCAACCGTCTTAGCTGGAGAGATCGATGTGGTTGGGTAGCTCTGTAAACATTCATGCCTGGTTGTTTTATACACTATAAAAACAGGATGTGATGCCAAGCTTTTTTTTCTTAGTCATTGATAACATCGGTAATGACATTAACTTAACTTCTAGCTAAAATGATAAAGTGATGCACACCTGTTCATAGGAAAACGCATTTTAATACGAAGGAAGGccaacatcaacacacacacacacacacagttgcagaGTCATTATGATGAGCATGAAGGAGCTATCAGGATGCTGGAGTTTTGCAGATAGTCTTCTTTGGGGCAAGTGTAGCCTACAAATTTATGATAAAATGTCATCTCATTGTTTAAAAGCTATTcggaaaacatttcaaaatctcATCAAACAAACAATGTTTGTGTCAAACAAAACACTGGAGCACTTCATTTTTCCCCTCAAACTTCTGCACTCAATAAAACCATAATGACAAAGTGAAAATGTTTGTTTGAATTTTAGCAAATttattgaaaataaaaaaacaataaaatctcATATACATCACGTGAATTCTTTCCAGATGCTCTGTAACAAGCCCTGAACTGGTTTTACTAATTTCTTCTTATGTattgtttgtttagtttcatgtcTACTTGCTTACTATGGTGAAACTTGAAATTACTGTTATGTTGCATTTTTTTCTGTATTGTAGGTGAATAGATGTGTGTTGTACTCCACATACAAATGATGCCTTTATCTTCATCAGAATAAGTACTGCAGACAGATGATACAGAGTGAAaactatattttattattatttcagcaTAAAACTAAAtgaaacaaagcacaaacaaacataaaaaacaacacgttcaataataataataataataataataataataataatctttatttgtatagcacctttcatacatacatgcaactcaaagtgctttacagtataaataaaagaaacataaaaaggagaagacaaaaagaaaatgttagaagaaattaaagtaaaataacataaaatgtaaaaaagtaaagtaaacaatataataaaaaagtaaagtaagaagataaaaataaaatattaaaattaaagataaaaagaaataatttaataaagtgacaaattataaaataatagactagagtttcttaactaaaagcagatctaaacaggaatgttttgagactgttcttgaaactattcagggatgaaatgcctctgagctcttcaggaagagaattccagagctttgggccatagtggctaaaagcaccctcgccaatctttaatcggcatctaggaatcaccagtagattactgtttgaagacctcagagacctgactggaacatatctaaccatcatttcactgaggtaaagaggggcaagaccatgaagacatttaaaaaccatgactagaatcttaaaatctatcctaaagctgacaggtaaccagtgcagtgagtggagtgcaggtgtaatatgatctccctttatcctgcgggtcagaacccttgcagccgcattcTGAACTCTCTCAAGCCAGGAGTTATCCTGTATTACCTACACTAGGGCTGAATCCGAAATGCCGTACTTCCCTCCTATTCAGTACGCCAAAGCAGTATGAGGTAACAGGTAGTATGTCCAAGGTTATGAAAAGTGCCCAGTCCCCTACTGAAAGAATGTAGAGCTTTAGCTGTTGAGAAGAACGTACTGCATTGAAATTTAGTGCCTACTGTTTAAGTACGGCATTTCGAATTCAGCCTAAGTCTCTCTGCAAGAGCAGTCTCCTGCTCCAGAACTAGCCCCTCTTTGTAATTACGATCCTTTATACTATCTATTTCTAGCTATATCATTATTTGTTGATGAGTGATGGATGAAAGATGAGACAAACAGCACGAATGTACTTATAGAAAGAACAGCATCAACGTATCGAACAGGAAGTTCTCAGTAAGGAAACTCCTCTGTAAGGAAGGTAGCTATtggctgtcctaaaagtcgctagaagtTGCTAATAGACGTAATTGCCTATTCAAAAATGgcatgtttttgaagctgtaaaacaCAGGTGTCAAATTCAAGTCACGTGGGCCAGATGTGGCCCACAGCGTCATTTGATGTGGCCCATGAGAGCTGAAAGAGAGAgctgaaaaaaaaagtcaaatacGTGCAGTGACCAAAAACTACATCTCCCatgtaggggttttagttatgagatttaactaacctacctgcttgcctacaatcAAGGATGGAAgtaggtgcagaagaaggattaaggtgcataaaacttaaatatctgactccaaattatagttggtaagaatctaaaagaactcacttctcaaatagatcagtgtaggttatagaatatacctaaccaactttataaagtaccttgctataaacaatagcctgctttgtcagaggtttatcataaacatgcgcaGCAGAcgggatactttagagggaattggtattagcattgatttaccttttaactgatatTAATAATGAGCccatctggcccagtatagctataatcaaggaagaccgtggctacacaattaaccagatttttTCAATATCcaacaaaatacaaaacaataacataaccaTACTAGATTAAATAACCAcaatacctaatggaaacagagtTACCAAACGGTGCACGCTGCCTCactgaggagaagaagaagaaaagcaaGAGCCCTGTGGCGACAGGAGGGatggtcctggacccagccctgacaaaAACATCACTTCTACTCTTAGAGAGGAAAGATCTGTGTTTGACTCTGTAACCTCGGTGCAACCCCAAGTGGTGAAAGTTGGTGGATTACAACCCCAAGATGTGGAACCACTTTCACATctgtgaactctgagttgttaAAATTGCTATATGATTTAGGGAACTAGGATGAGCTCATCTATTGTGAAAGACTCAGACAAACAGTTTTTTGGAGAACATGCAAAAACAGTTttgagggaacaggcagagttAGGAGAATTCCAacagagacgggggggggggggggggggggcacacccAGGTTCATTATAAAATAGAGACAGAAGCGGACTGGTTTAGAGCTACACACTGAGCGACATGAATAGGCTTAGGCTTTTCACTCTTGTGTACTCTCAGAGATCTCTTTATTATTTCTTGATTGTAGCtttaataaaaggttaaaagACACAAGACTGGTGACTTTTCTTTTTTGCATAAAACAGACGCGCTGCGCTAGGACGGAAGGAGAGGAAACGCAACAAGGGGTATTAAGGATTATTCGATTTTTATgatcaagatacattcaaacaTGGTGTCCATCACTAAAGAATGGACATTGCTTCAATCAGATAATTGCCAATGGTGTGGAAGTTAAGGTTAATCAGAAATACAAAGTTCACACACATTTTGAAGGGCCATTGCCAAGTATCACATTGTGAAACATCTGGTGACGTCTTCAGTTCTACAGAGTGTGATGTGGATGCTGGGCCCCTTTGTCCTGGACATGTCCACGTTTCTGGTCCTAAAAATATGTCCCGGTCTTGGTTTCCTTTCATGTTGACATTGAAATAAACAAATGGTGACATGATGTTTACATACATTGACATAAATCACTCTCCTTATGATCGCATTACACCACCTACAATGCAATTAAACAAAGTTTTAGACTAGCCAGAGTTTGTGTAGAAATCTGTATTACACTCGATTCCCACATGTGAAGTGCACATCTGTTAAAATGGTGTTTAAGCATTGAAAACTGATCTTCAGGAAAGTCTGCATGTGAATGtaacattcattttatttttaaagaacaGCTGAAAGGAGAGGAATAAGATTATCTGGCCCTGTTGATGCTGTAAGCAATTGTTATTGGTCCTGTAAGCAAgtgtaataaatacatttggtaaatgtgtttgtgtgtggtgctaCTGACACAGAAAATGAAGACCCAACTCTTTCTGAACACATCCTAGAGTTCATGTACAATGTGATGTAGGAATGAAATGTTTCTATTGTGAAGATATGGAGTGACAATTATGCTATCATTGCTGTTTATTCAGTGATGAACCTGTTTGCTGTCAACTGATCATAATGCACATAGACTCCGTTGGGCTTCAAGGACCAGATTATTGCACTTGTCATTGTCTGAGCCATTAAGAAAAAACAGGCCTGAATATTATTGAAGACAAGGTGTGTAGTGATATAGACCTTCTGAATGAAATATCTGACACCCTTCTAAAAGACCTTACCCCAGAGAGAATGGGGACTGTTTTTCTGCAAGTTGACTGAAATCACTGAACTGTTGAAAGTAACTGCTCTTCTTTTTTCCTTAGTAGTCAGCAGTGTCT is drawn from Brachyhypopomus gauderio isolate BG-103 unplaced genomic scaffold, BGAUD_0.2 sc146, whole genome shotgun sequence and contains these coding sequences:
- the LOC143500390 gene encoding galactose-specific lectin nattectin-like isoform X2 — its product is MAIWKVALLLCLVLTGGTAISQETLSCPYPWTLYGQRCYRFFSSYVTWAEAESTCLRHGGNLASVHTISEYKFLQNLIKKMSGSFLQTWIGGYDAVKEGQWFWSDGTEGNFYFWASQQPDNYLNNENCMQMNAGEKLKMNDSICSNHFPFVCKKRRNARI
- the LOC143500390 gene encoding galactose-specific lectin nattectin-like isoform X1, which translates into the protein MAIWKVALLLCLVLTGGTAISQGGTEISQETLSCPYPWTLYGQRCYRFFSSYVTWAEAESTCLRHGGNLASVHTISEYKFLQNLIKKMSGSFLQTWIGGYDAVKEGQWFWSDGTEGNFYFWASQQPDNYLNNENCMQMNAGEKLKMNDSICSNHFPFVCKKRRNARI